CCGAAACCATGGTGGAACGCGTGGTGCATGGACCTGAAAAAGTGGCGATGCATGCGCATGACATTCTTCCGATATATCTTAAGTGACGAAAAAGATATATCGTAGTCATGTCGAATTCAAGGGTGCCGCGGTCCTCACCGGCGAGGCCATGGCATGCTCGCCTCAACCTGCTACGGAATACCCCATGCCTGCTCCCCGCACCGGCCGTCGTGGCGCTCACGATCCCTTGCCACCGCCGAAGAACATGCGCGAACGCTTCATGGCGCTGCGCAACCTGCCGCCCTTCCTGGCCAGCATCTGGCGCACCAGTCCGTGGCTCTGCGTGGCGACCATCGTGCTGCGTCTGCTGCGCGCGTTGCTGCCGGTGACCACCTTGTACGTGGGCAAGCTGATCATCGACATGGTGGTGCACCTGCTGGCGTCGGGCAGTGCACACATGCCCGTGTCGGGCTGGCTCAGTAGCCCGGCGCTGGAGCACCTGTGGCTGCTGCTGGCGATGGAGTTCGGGCTGGGCGTGGCGGCCGACCTGCTCGGCCGCGCCGTGGCGATGATTGATTCGCTGCTGTCCGAGCTGTACGCCAACAGCACCAGCGCGCGACTGATGGAGCACGCCGCCGCGCTGGACCTGGAGGACTTCGAGGACGCCGACCTGCAGGACCGGCTGGACCGCGCGCGCCGCCAGCTGGCCGGACGCAGCGGCCTGCTGTCGCAGCTGCTGGGGCAGGCTCAGGACATGGTGACCGTGGTGAGTTTCGCGGTGGGCCTGCTGGTCTACGCGCCGTGGCTGATCGTGCTGCTGCTGGTGGCGCTGGTGCCGGCCTTCCTGGGCGAATTCCACTTCAATGCGCAGAGCTACGAAGTGAACCACCGATGGACGCCGGAGCGGCGCGAGCTGGATTACCTGCGCATGCTCGGCGCCAGCGCGCAGACCGCCAAGGAAGTGAAGAGCTTCGGCCTCAACCGCTTCCTGGTCGACCGCTACCGCGAGCTGTCGTGGTCGATCTACCGCGCGAACCGCCGGGTGGCGCTGCGCCGCGCGGGCTGGGGCGGGCTGTTCACCACCATCGGCACGGCCGGCTACTACGCGGCCTACGTATTCATCGCCTGGCGCACGGTGCGCGGCGAGTTCAGCGTGGGCGACCTCACCTTCCTGTCGTCCTCGTTCCGGCGGCTGCGCAGCCTGCTGGAAAGCCTGCTTACCGGGTTCTCGCAGGTGGCCGGGCAGGCGCTGTACCTGGACGACCTGTTCTCGTTCTTCCGCATCCAGCCGGAAATCCTGTCGCCGGCGCAGCCCAGGCCGTTCCCGCAGCCGATCCGCGAGGGCTTCCGTTTCGAGGATGTGGGGTTCCGCTATCCCGGTGCCCAGCGCTGGGCGGTGCGCCATCTCGACTTCACCCTGCATGCGGGCGAAGTGCTGGCGCTGGTCGGCGAGAACGGCGCCGGCAAGACGACCCTGGTGAAGCTGCTCTCAAGGCTGTACGACCCGGACGAAGGGCGCATTCTTCTGGACGGCCATCCGCTGTCCGAGTACGACCTCGAAGAGCTGCGCGCGAATGTCGGGGTGATCTTCCAGGACTACGTGCGCTACTACTTCGACGCCGCGCAGAACATCGCGGTGGGGCGCATCGACGCGCGCGACGACCGCTCGCGCATCGAGGATGCCGCCCGGCGCAGCGTGGCCGACGAGGTGATCGGCCGGCTGCCAAAGGGCTACGCGCAGATGCTGGGCAAGCTGTTCAAAGACGGTGTCGACCTGTCCGGTGGCGAATGGCAGAAGATCGCCATCGCCCGTGCCTACATGCGCGACGCGCAACTGCTGATCCTGGACGAACCCACCTCGGCGCTGGACGCGCGCTCGGAGTTCGAGGTGTTCCAGCGCTTCCGCGAACTGTCGCACGGGCGCAGCGCGGTGATCATCTCGCACCGCTTCTCCACCGTGCGCATGGCCGACCGCATCATCGTGATGGAGGGCGGCCGGATCGAGTCGATCGGCAGCCACGACGAACTGGTGGACGCGGGTGGCCGTTACGCGGAGCTGTTCGAATTGCAGGCGGCGGGCTACCGGTGAACGCGCGGTGCCCCGGCATGCGAAGGCCGGGGCACCTGAGGCGTCAGATGGCGTAGCGCTCCAGCCAGTGCGCGTAGGGTGCAGGCAGGGTCCACGAGGCCTTGTCCACGCCCAGCTTGCTGGCGGCGGCGAAGGTCCAATGCGGATCAGCCAGGTGCGAGCGGCCGACCATCACCAGATCCAGCGACTCGCTTGCGATCGCCGCCTCGGCGGCCTCCGGCGTGCCGAAGCCCCAGGCGGACGACACCGGCAGGCAGGTTTCCTCGCGCACGCGTCTGGCGATCGGTGCCATGAACGACGGGCCCCACGGAATGTTGGTCTGCGGGATGGTGAAACCCACGCTCACGCTCAGCATGTCCAGGCCTTCGCGCTTGAAGTTCTGCACCAGCGCGATGGACTCGGCGAGCGTTTCCTCGTCGCGGCCGTCGAACTCCAGCACGCCGAAGCGCGCGGTCAGCGGCAGGTGTTCCGGCCACACCTTGCGCACCGCCGCCAGCGTTTCCAGCAGGAAGCGGCCACGGTTCTCCGGCGAGCCGCCGTAGCTGTCGTCACGCTGGTTGCTGTGATGGGAGAAGAAGCTCTGGCCCAGGTAGCCGTGGGCGAAGTGCAGCTCCAGCCATTCGAAGCCGGCATCGAGCGCACGCCTGGCCGCCGCCACGAAATCCTCGCGCACGCGGGCGATGTCCTCGATCGTCATCGCCTTGGGCACGCGCGACAGATGGCCGCCGAACGCCTGTGCGGACGGGGCGAGTGTTTGCCAGTAGCGCGGATCGCTCTCGGCGATGTGGTCGTCGCCGTCCCACGGACGGTTGGCGTTGGCCTTGCGGCCGGCGTGGCCGATCTGGATGCCCGGCACCGCGCCGCCGGCCTTGATCGCCGCCACTATCGGCTTCAGCGCTTCGGTCTGGGCGTCATTCCACAGGCCCAGGCAGTTGGGCGTGATGCGGCCTTCCGGCGACACCGCGGTCGCCTCGACGATCACCAGCCCGGCGCCACCCCGGGCCATGCCGGCCAGGTGCACGTGATGCCAGTCGTTGGCGACGCCGTCGATGGCCTCGTACTGGCACATCGGCGGTACCGCCACGCGGTTGCGCAGGGTGACGCCCTTGAGCGTGAAGGGTTGGAACAGTGCGGACATGGGGGATCCTTGCCGGTCGGGGGAGTGGTTCAATGTGATTATTCGATAATAATCGAACTATCGATCAACAGCCAACCCGGCTATGCTTCCGGCCCATGCGTCCCTTCAAGCATCCCGCCCCCGAACAGTTCGCCCTGGAGCGCATCTTTCATGCGCTGAGCGATCCGGCGCGGCTCGATATCGTGCGGCACCTTGCCGGCGTGGCCCAGGCGACCTGCGGCGAACTCGAATTCGGTCGTCCCAAGTCGAGCATGTCGCACCACTTCCGCATCCTGCGCGAGGCCGGGCTGGTGCATACCTCGTCCGCGGGCACCACGCATCTCAACGCCCTGCGCCGGAAAGAGCTGGATGCCCGGTTCCCGGGGCTGATCGCGGCGGTGTTGAAGCAGAAGCCGTAGCGCCGACTGGGCGCTCGCTGTATCGATGCCCCAGTCCTCGCCAACGCTGATGTTCCCTCGCTGTGACTTCCGTCCTCGCGAGTACCACTCACGCTCCCTCAACGTCATTCCCGCGCAGGCGGGAATCCAACGTTGTAGATGCTTTACCGCTTTACCCGCCGACAGTCGGGTGTCTGGATTCCCGCCTGCACGGGAATGACCACCGTGGCCGGTGTGGCCATCACGCCGCACCGCCGGCCGCCTACGGCAGCGGCTTGCCGTTGACCCGCACCGGCGCGCTGATGTCGCAGATGCCGACCTTGCCCACTGGCTGGGGGTAGAACGCGTTGTGTCCGTGGCGGGCGACGTCGATCATCGCGTGGAAGGTGGGGCTGCTGGTACGCAGCACCTGGATCTTCTCGCGCTGGGCTGGCGGCAGGTCCGAGGCCAGCGTCATCGACACGATGGGCGTGCGCTGCGACGCCTTGGTGTAGAAGCCCATCGGTCCGCTGCCGCGCGGCAGTGACGACAGGTACTGCATGCCCTGCAGCACGCGGCCAGCCACCGCCAGGTTGTGGTCCAGCCGGCGCGGCGCCTGGCCGATGATCGCGTACAGCGCGCTGCCGTTGCCGCTGTCGGGCGCCACGTCGCGCGCCACGCCGACCATGCCGTAGCACTGCACCAGCCATTCGCGTCCGCTGGCCGGGTCGCGGGCCACCGGGAAGCCATGACTGAAGCCGACTTGCGGCGCGTACACGTCGCCATCGGGCAGCGGTGTCCAGTCCAGTTCGGGATAACCCGGCGTGGGCTTGATCGGCCGGGTGAACTCGGCCGGCAGCGTGGCTTTGGCCTTGCCCAGCGGGTGCATCTTCGCCTTGTCGCCGCCGTCGTCGCTGTTCGGGTCGTCCCACTGCGTCACGAAGTTGTCCTGCACCCGCACGATGGCCAGGCCATCGAAATAGTGCCCGCGCACCAGGGTGCGGATGTTGGCCGTGTGCAGCGGGCTGAAAGACGGCGCCAGCTCGATCACCACGCGGCCCTTGGGCAGCTGCATGTAGACCAGGTTATGCGGATCGGGCGTGCGCCATTCCGACGGTTTGGACGCAGCCAGCAACTGCTTCGTGGTGGGAGTGTCCTTGGCGTGGACGGCCAGCGCCGGCAGGCAGCCGGCGAGGGCGAGCGACAGGGCGGCCAGGCGGTAGCGCATCGGTTTACTCCACAACGGGTGCGTGACGGCTGTTGCGGCGGCCCTTCCACAGGTAGCCGATGCCCAGCAGCAGGAACCAGACCGGGCTGGCCAGCAGAGCTTCGCGGGTATCCGGCTGCAGGGTGAGCAGCACCAGCACGAAGGCGAAGAACGCCAGGCAGACCACGCACATCGCCACGCCGCCGGGCATCTTGTAGGCCGAGCTTGCATGCAGCTCGGGGCGCTTGCGCCGGTAGGCGATGTACGCGCACAGGATCAGCGACCAGATGAACATGAACAGCACGGCCGACAGCGTGGTGACCAGGGTGAAGGCGGTCACCAGGTTGGGAATCACATACACCAGCATGGCGCCCACCAGCAGCGCGGCGCAGGAGAAGAGCAGACCGCGCGCGGGTACCGCGGCGCGCGACAGCTTGCCGAACGTGGCCGGCGCGTGGCCTTCCTCGGCCAGGCCGTAGAGCATGCGGCTGGTCGAGAAGATGCCGCTGTTCGACGAGGACATCGCCGAGGTCAGCACCACGAAATTGATCAGGCTGGCCGCGGCGGGAATGCCGGCCAGCACAAACAGTTCCACGAACGGGCTGTGGTCGGGCCGCACCAGCCGCCACGGCGTCACCGTCATGATCACCACCAGTGCCAGCACGTAGAACAGCAGGATGCGCACCGGGATCGAGTTGATCGCCTTGGGCAGGTTGCGCTCCGGGTCGGCGGTCTCGGCGGCGGTGGTGCCCACCAGTTCGATGCCGACGAAGGCGAACACCGCGATCTGGAAGCCGGCGAAGAAGCCGCTCCAGCCAGTCGGGAAGAAGCCGCCGTCGTTCCACAGGTTGGCCAGCGACGCCTTGTTGCCGGCGGGCGAGGTGAAGCCCCACATGATCATGCCGAAGCCCACCACGATCAGCGCGATGATGGCGACGATCTTGATCAGCGCGAACCAGAATTCCATTTCGCCGAACAACCGCACCGCGGTCAGGTTCAGCGTCAGCAGAATGCCCACGCACAGCAATGCGGGTATCCACGGTGCCAGTCCCGGCAGCCAGAACTGCGCGTAGGACGCGATCGCGATGACGTCGGCGATGGCGGTGACGATCCAGCAGAACCAGTAGGTCCAGCCGCAGAAGAACCCGGCCCATGGCCCCAGCAGGTCGGTGGAGAAGTCGATGAACGACTTGTACTGCAGGTTCGACAGCAGCAGCTCGCCCATCGCCCGCATCACGAAGAACAGCATGACGCCGATGATCATGTACACCAGCAGGATCGACGGCCCGGCCAGGCTGATCGTCTTGCCCGAGCCCATGAACAGGCCGGTGCCGATGGCGCCGCCGATCGCGATCAGCTGCAGGTGGCGGTTGGAGAGGCTGCGCCTCAGGTGATCCGGTTGCTCCGGGTGTGCGGTCATGTGGGCGCCAGGTTGGTGAACAAGACCACAACATAAAAGAAACGCCCGACCCGGGGAAGGCGCTTGTGCGCGCCTTGCCCGGGCAGCAGGTGCCGTGGCGGTGCAGGTGTCGACAAGGCCCCGCCAGGCGGGCAGGCCAGCAGCCTGCACGGCCATCGATTTCGCCCTTCATCGATAGGGTCGGTGTGCGATGATCGGACGCCGTGCCGTTTCCGGATTTTCATGGGGGAGAAGTTCGTGCCGACGATGCCTGTTGTGGGTTTGGCGATAGCGCTGGGCGGCCCATTGCTTCTCGTGCTTCTGGTGCGGTGTCTTGCCCTGGACGCGGTTTCGCTGGCCAGCCGGCTGACGCTCTGGGCGCTTGCGGGCATCGTGCTTGCGATCGCCGTCCACGATGGCGGGTCCTGGCCGTCGATGATGGGCATCGGGCCGTTCGGGTGGACCGATTTCCTGACCACTGTGGTGGCCATCGTCGTGATGCTGGTCGGCGCCATCGTGCTGCAGCTTTGCGTGGCGAAGCTCGGCTTCAATCGTGCATCCGGATCGGGCCTGCAGAAGAAGATTTACGCCCTCTCGGCCCGGTACCGGGTCTTCATGATTTTCACGGCTGCGGTCACCGAGGAGATTCTGTATCGCGGCTATGCCATCGGTATCGGGCAGAGCGTGTTCGGCAGCCTGTCGGTGGCCTTCGCCGTCTCGCTGATCGTGTTCGTCGCGGCGCATTTCACGCACGGTGCCAAGGCACTGGTCACCATTTTCTGGGTGTCGCTGGTGATGTCCCTGCTGTTCGTCTACACCGGCAACCTGATCACCTGCATGCTCGCGCATTTCGCCGTCGACGCTTTCGGAGTCCTGTTCGCGCCATGGGCCATGGCCCGGCAGCAAGCGCGGGCCGAACTGGCAACCGGCAATGGCTAGCGACTGCCAGACCTTCGCGGCGCCAGCCGTCGGGCCCGATCCGTCGTTCCAGAGACGATCGCGACGGTATCAGCCGGGCCGGTGCATTGCGCAGAGCTTGTTGCCGTCCGGATCGCGTACGTAAGCCAGGTACATGGGGCCCATGCTGCTCTCGCGTATGCCCGGCGGATCTTCGACCGACGTTCCGCCGTTCGCCACCGCCGCGTCGTGAAACTGCTGCACCTGCTCGGGCGACGCGCACTTGAAGCCGATGGTGCCGCCGTTCGCGAACGTGGCCGGCTCTCCGTTGATCGGCTCGCTGACGCCGAACGAGCCACCATCATGCCGATAGAACAGGCGGTCCTGCCCGGTGCGGTTCGTGTTCCGCATCGGCTCGCCCACGCCAAGCACGCCGAGCACCGCGTCATAGAACCGCTTCGATCGCTCGATATCGCCAGAGCCGACCATCACGTGACTGAACATTCGTCTGTCTCCAAAGTCTTCTGTGTGAGCCGCAGCTGTCGCATCGGGGCGCATGCGAGGACACCCCGCGCCAGCTGACCAAATCCGGCGGAGAGCTTAGCGTAAAGCTTGGAGAGCCAGGCGCGGGCATCGCCGCCAAGACCTGTGCTCGATACCGGTCTAAAGTCCACGCATCAGGTCAGGTAGAAGTCCATCGGGATGAGCTCAACGGCCCACCCGCCTTCTTCGCCGATCCTGGCGGCAGGGTGCATGGATGCGATGCGCAGCGCCTCGTCGTGACTGTCGGCCTCGATGATGAACAGGCCGCCGACCATTTCCTTCGACTCGGTATAAGGCCCATCGCTGACGTGCGTTTTCCCGTTCCGCGGGCGCAGCGTCCTCCAGCCGTCCAGGTCGCCAAGCGATGCTGAAACCAGGACCTTGCCGGTGGCACGCATCTTCTCGTCCAGCGCAGGGCATTGGCTCACCAATGCCCTGACATCGGCAGGTGCCATCGCGGCGAATTTTTCGGGAGTGAAGTAGGCCAGGCCGAGATATTTCATGGGTCATCCTTTGGTTGGGATGTACGTGCGACGAAGCTGGCTGCCGGAAGTCGACAATCTTCACTGCAAGATTGCGGCAGAAATCGACTGGGTCCAGAGCTCAGGCGGATCGTGCTGCAACGATCGGCGGCACCCTGGAAGCGCGGCGTGCCGGCAACAGCACTGCAGCCTGACCGAGCACGAGCATGGCAAGCACGCCCAGGGCGACGTACAAGGGCGACAGATGATCCATCTCGTAGTGCTTCATCATCCATCCGTTGAGACCGAAGGCACACAGCACGCCAACGATCGAACCGCACCCGACGATCAGCAGGTTCTCGAGCAGAAAGTAACGCAGTATGTCGATCCTTCTGGCGCCGAGTGCCCGTCGCACGCCGATCTGCCGATGCCGCTGACTAACCCAGAAACTGGTCAGGCCGACGATGCCTGCGGCGGTCACACTCAGCAGGATGACGCAGATCACGGCCATCAGTATCGCGATGCCGCGCTCACCGCGCGAATCCCTGGCCTGTCCCTCGGCAAAGGTATAGATGCCAGCGCCACGCGGCATTTCGCGCATCGGATTCAAAGCGAAAAGTGCCTTGTGGATTTCGCGTAGTGCAGCCGCTGTGCGACCGGCACGCGCACGCACGTAATACTTTGGCCAGGAGGTATCGACTCGCTGTGGCTCGATCACCGAGTAATAGTCCGGATTGCCATCCCACGATGACTGCAGCGGCCCGACAATGCCGATAATCGTGGCAGCGTTGCCGTCCTGGAATATCGTCTGACCGAGTGCGTTCCCATTCGGGAACAGTTGATCGGCCAAGGGCTTGCTCACGATGACGACAGGCGAATCCGGGAGTGCATGGCCGTGCCGGATCTCGCTCGCGAGAAAGTCGCGACCGGCGATCAGACGCACCCCCAGGGTCGACCGCAAGTACTCGTCTCCATAAAAATAGTCGGCATGCAGGACTTTGCCTTTGCGATGTGCGTAAAGCGAAATGTCGCCTACGTTGCCGTCCTGCGTTGATGCGGCAGCCTCCTGCACATCCGGCTGATTCCGTATGGCTTGCAGGTCTGCGCGCTCCAAGGCATCTATCTTCTCGATGACGGTGGCATCGCTGCCGGAGATGCCTGTCAGACCCTGCACGATGCAGATCAGCCCATCTTCTTTCACTCCGGTCGAGTGGATCATGTCCTTGATATTGTTGCCGATGATGAAAAAAGCATTGGCGACAATCGTCAAAGTCAGCGCTATCTGCAGCGCGATGAGTAGCGCTGCGACCTTGTGTCGCCGCAATGCCGCAATGATGGGGTGGACGTTCACGCCGCGGTCCTCACTGTGCCTTGAGCTGCAACGCAGGCGGCACACGCGACGCCCGATAGGTCGGATAGAGCGCGGCAAGCAGGGTGCCTGTCACGGCCAGTAGCAGCGTGAGTGCCAGCAAGGACGGATCGATACGCGCCAGGGCCGCGAGCTCTGGCGGCATCACGACGCCGACACTGAGCACGCCGATGGCCGTCAACAGCAGCCCGAGGCCGCCACCTGCGGTACCGATCAGAGCCGCCTCAACGAGGAATTGGGCATAGATGGATACCCGCGACGCACCGAGTGCACGCCGCACGGCGATTTCGCCGCTGCGCCGCAGGAACTTCGCGAACAACAGCCCCATGGCATTCAGCAGACAAACGACCAGCAGTCCTTGCGCCACCAACAGCGACACATGGATGTTGCTGGGTACCACGTGCTTGTAGGCGAGAAAGGCTGTCAGGTCGCGCAGCCGATTGTTCGGATTCCACGGGAAGCGACCCAATTGTTGCTGCTGCCGGGCATACGCATCGAGGTACTGCCGGTACGCCTGTACGGCCGCCTGGTTATCCAGCTCGACCATGTACGAGAGCCATACACAGTCCGAACGCAGAAGTTCCTTGAATGTCTGGACCGAATCGTGACGGCTACTGCAGGTCTCGCCCTGGTTGCCGCCACCGATCGCGTTATTCGAAACCACGGTTTGAAATGGCACAAAGAAGTCGGGGCCATGTCTGCGGAACTGGAGAAGATCGAAAAATTCCGGTTGCGGATTCCAGTGCCTGAGCACACCCACAACACGGTAGATGTGGCCGGCGATCGTGATCGTTTTGCCGACACTGTTGCCACCGCCGAACATCATGTGGTTCAAGTGAGCACCGATCACGATGACCGGGTTTTCGCGCGCATCATCGTCAGTGTCCCAGCCTGCTCCGTAGTGGAATGGCACATCCAGCATGGGGAAGAAATCGCTGTAGACCGCATAACCCGAGGCGTTGATCAGGCCGTCAGCCGGGCTATGTCGTGGCGGCACGATCAGCCGTGACATGCCAATGATGGCCGACTGCCGGAAGGCCCGATGTTGATGCATGAGCGCCATCGTATCGATATAAGTCAGCTTGCTGGGCGGCTCGTCATTTCCGCGGTGACCTGGTCCCCAGGGATCGATCTGCGGTACGAACAGCTTTGACGACTTCCACGGAATCGGGTCGGCGGACACGCCGCGGAATACCGCATACATCGTCATGGACGACGACACCCCAAAGCCGATCGCCAGTACAATCAGCACGGTAAGGCCAGGGCTGCGCCGCAAGCTGCGCACAGCCAGTTCGAGACAATAGCCAAACACCCCGTTCCCCTTTTTGACCCACGGGCGGCCCGCTGACCGTGCTTTGCGGTCAAGTCAATCGCACGCCCACTGTCCGCGCAGAACATGCATCCCATTGATGCAAAGGTAGTTCGCTTTCTGGTCCAGTGTCACGTTCGATGGATTCGATGGACCAATGACGCATCGGGCATCTCCTGCGCGGTTGCTGCCTCCATCGAAGGTGACCTTTGCTTTGGCAAGCAAAGTGGGCATGACACCAAAGCTTGTGTCGTTCTGAAAACCAAAGTGTGTGCCGTAAGGCGAGGTTGTGTACGTACTTTGCAAGTGGTCGGGCGCCAAAGTATGTGCACGTCCATATAAATCAAATAACTGCAATGTTTCTATTTCTGCCAAAGCGTTCCCTTCGGTAATCAAAGTGTGTACCAGAAAGGTCATGTTGCTACCATGGGACAATCCCGCGGTGGGTGGCCTAGAGATTGCCGCGGCGGATAGAGAATTGCTGATCGCCGAAGCTATCTCGGGGCGTTAAGTGCCTGAAATGACTTCGCGAGGCTTCAATGTTCTAGCTTCAAAATCCTCTGTGTATTGATCTATTACCGCTGTGCCTAAGAAGAACTCGGGGTTATACCACCGGCAATGCTTCGCCACTCCATCCAAGGCAAAACGATAGACAAGCTGTCGCTCAAGATTGGTGAACGCTTTGGAAAACATGTCAGCGGTAGGCATCCAGTCATATAAATAGCGACATTCATCAAGGATAAGCATATCCATAAACATGGGGGTTTCTTTTGCCTGGTAACTCCAGCGCCTGGTCTCCTCCACGTTTACCTGATATGGGGTTGCAACCTGTCGAAATAGGGCCTCAATTGTTTGGTGAAACAAAACGAGATCACAGGACTGGTAAAAGTCCTTAAACGAATGTTCTGCATGAAGCTGCTTAATTCGTTCGGACAGAAATTCCTCTTGTTCGCCTCCCTCAGAAAGCAAGAAGGAAAGAAGGGTGATGCTGTCTAGGAGATCCTTTTTATTTCCAGCAATATCAAGTTGGGACAAAAAGAGTTCTGCAAACTTGGGGAATTCATCATCTTCAAATACAAATTGAGGGTAATTTGTGTCATTGTTATTTAATCCTTTATCTAGTGCAGCTAATGTCCAAAGGATTGGATATTGCCCTGAATCCACTATCACGTCGCCGCCGACGCCATCATCATCGTCGTCGCTTGTAAAGTGAAACATGCTGCCTATCGCTTTCTTCAGCGATGTGGTGTCTTTAATGTCAAAAAATTTAGCGAAAAGCGAATTATGTTTAGGGAACCTGTTATATGGCGATATCAGGCTTGCATGGTCCATCAGTAGGCGCGTAATAAATTGTCCGTAATAGTGGTCTAGATCGGATTCGACTGTCTGAAGCCATGTCGATGGATCAATTCCATTGGATACTGGCCCCTCGGAAAAGTTACTTTCCGACTCTTTGTCCTCAAGGAAGCTTTTGGGATAAAGATAGCAAGCAACCAGCTTAGCAAGCAGGGTGCGGCCGATAGGGTCTTGCTGCATCGTAGGTAGCGAGAAATTTGTGATCAAGGCCCCGGGCGAATTTAGGGAATGCTGAGCTAGCACTCTTGTCAAAGCAGTCAGTGTTTTCTGTTTTTTGTTCCGACTGGGAAGCGGGCCGCAGAAGTCCAAGTAGATGATGTCAAAGCGCTGGGGGGATGCTTCGACAAACGCATCAAGTCCGCCATTTATTAGTTTGATAAATGGAAATTCAGAATCCAAG
This window of the Dyella sp. A6 genome carries:
- a CDS encoding ABC transporter permease, with translation MFGYCLELAVRSLRRSPGLTVLIVLAIGFGVSSSMTMYAVFRGVSADPIPWKSSKLFVPQIDPWGPGHRGNDEPPSKLTYIDTMALMHQHRAFRQSAIIGMSRLIVPPRHSPADGLINASGYAVYSDFFPMLDVPFHYGAGWDTDDDARENPVIVIGAHLNHMMFGGGNSVGKTITIAGHIYRVVGVLRHWNPQPEFFDLLQFRRHGPDFFVPFQTVVSNNAIGGGNQGETCSSRHDSVQTFKELLRSDCVWLSYMVELDNQAAVQAYRQYLDAYARQQQQLGRFPWNPNNRLRDLTAFLAYKHVVPSNIHVSLLVAQGLLVVCLLNAMGLLFAKFLRRSGEIAVRRALGASRVSIYAQFLVEAALIGTAGGGLGLLLTAIGVLSVGVVMPPELAALARIDPSLLALTLLLAVTGTLLAALYPTYRASRVPPALQLKAQ